In the Thermodesulfobacteriota bacterium genome, CCGAGAAAACGACCCCCCGGACCCCGTCCATGGCGCCCACGATCTTCCGCAGCAGCGCCTCGTGCGTCCGCCGCGACGGCGGCCCGTTCTTCTCCCGGTCGACGCGCACCACCTGCTGGCTGTGGGCGATGACCCGGGTCTTCACCGTCGTTGGCCGTTCGGTATCCGCCAGGACCGCGGAGACGCCGATCTTCCTCCTCCGCAGCGCCCGGACCACATCCCTTCCCGCGGCGTCGTTCCCGACCAGCCCGGCCATCTCGACCCCGGTTCCCAGCCCCGCGAGGTTCAGCGCCACGTTGGCCGCCCCGCCCGGGACCCGCGCGTCGCGCGTGACGGCGACCACGGGCACGGGCGCTTCGGGGGAGATCCGCCCGACCGTCCCGAACACGTACTCGTCGAGCATTATGTCCCCAACGACGAGGACGCGGCACGAGGGGAAGACCGCGACCCAGCGTTCGGCGTCGGAGAGGAAGGACGCATCATTCATAGGGGACGGCCTCGTCTTCCAGAAGGATGGGAATGCCGTCCTCGATCCGGTACGAAAGCCGGCAGGACGGGCAGCGCAGCTCGGAATCCTCCGCCGCAAGCCGGAGGTCGCCCTTGCACTTCGGGCACGCCAGGATCTCGAGCAGCTCCTTGTCCATCCGTCACCCTCCCGACCTTTCGTTCATCAGTATCCCGACCAGCGTCCACTCCTTGATCTTCCGGAATTTCGCGTAGAAACGCACGGGCAGCCGCCGCTCGTCGCGGGTGACCCACATCCGCAGGTCCCCCTTGTTCTCCACCTTGCCGTCCCTCTTGA is a window encoding:
- a CDS encoding PfkB family carbohydrate kinase, which codes for MNDASFLSDAERWVAVFPSCRVLVVGDIMLDEYVFGTVGRISPEAPVPVVAVTRDARVPGGAANVALNLAGLGTGVEMAGLVGNDAAGRDVVRALRRRKIGVSAVLADTERPTTVKTRVIAHSQQVVRVDREKNGPPSRRTHEALLRKIVGAMDGVRGVVFS
- a CDS encoding Trm112 family protein, which encodes MDKELLEILACPKCKGDLRLAAEDSELRCPSCRLSYRIEDGIPILLEDEAVPYE